A region from the Chloroflexota bacterium genome encodes:
- a CDS encoding PD40 domain-containing protein: MLQQVDFSPKLVRKSRNSGWLCCISIVYFLVSCTGSAPATTATPVFRGKSGLALMGVSWTIKDRLAIQGQAYQGQDLLYTKYPIFIGDLDKQSLVTLTTVDGSAEGQDAVLSPQGDLIAYADSGRIRILSLDTNAGKTSELLLPDTLYGPMAWSPDGQRLAILIRAFDKVEIYVVDIATLQQTLVLDMPADNPGAGPLLSLFSHDIAWSPDGAKLAFTVYWPSEKPSGEYTSQGDIYLLTFEGGELSRLTDSPSFNDFSPSWSPSGRSVLYVTAPVNNIFAGRLSIITVDGSCKKIIPSPSNIGDAAWSPEGDRIAIAQEGNINFLELSALGEDLSTGDLVCVN; this comes from the coding sequence ATGTTGCAACAAGTCGACTTCTCTCCTAAGCTTGTCCGAAAATCTCGAAATTCGGGCTGGTTGTGTTGCATTTCAATAGTTTATTTTCTGGTGAGTTGTACGGGTAGCGCACCTGCTACAACAGCAACGCCAGTCTTCCGAGGTAAGTCAGGTTTAGCATTAATGGGAGTCAGTTGGACGATCAAAGATCGCCTGGCCATTCAAGGACAAGCTTATCAAGGGCAAGACCTTTTATATACTAAGTACCCGATATTTATAGGCGATCTTGATAAACAAAGCCTGGTAACACTGACAACGGTTGATGGGAGCGCCGAAGGCCAGGATGCAGTTTTATCACCTCAAGGCGATTTGATTGCCTATGCTGATTCAGGGCGCATTCGTATACTAAGTTTGGATACAAATGCAGGTAAGACAAGCGAACTCTTATTGCCTGATACCCTTTATGGGCCCATGGCTTGGTCACCTGATGGCCAAAGACTTGCAATACTGATTCGTGCGTTTGATAAAGTTGAAATATATGTTGTCGATATTGCGACACTTCAACAGACGCTTGTGCTTGATATGCCTGCTGACAATCCGGGTGCGGGGCCTCTCCTCAGCTTGTTTTCACATGACATCGCTTGGTCACCTGATGGCGCTAAATTAGCTTTCACAGTTTATTGGCCCTCTGAAAAGCCAAGCGGAGAATATACCTCTCAAGGCGACATCTATTTATTGACATTTGAGGGTGGCGAACTGTCTCGCCTCACAGACAGCCCTTCGTTCAATGATTTTTCCCCTTCGTGGTCGCCAAGCGGAAGAAGTGTCCTATATGTTACAGCGCCGGTCAATAATATTTTCGCCGGTCGATTATCTATCATTACAGTAGACGGCTCGTGCAAGAAAATAATTCCTAGTCCATCTAATATTGGTGATGCGGCCTGGTCACCTGAAGGTGATCGGATTGCTATAGCTCAGGAAGGCAACATAAATTTTCTGGAACTTAGTGCTTTGGGAGAGGACTTGTCGACAGGCGATCTTGTCTGTGTCAACTAA